The following coding sequences are from one Roseburia hominis A2-183 window:
- the obgE gene encoding GTPase ObgE, which produces MFADRATIIIKSGKGGDGHVSFRREKYVPDGGPDGGDGGKGGDVIFVVDEGLNTLTDYRHRRKFAAQPGEEGGKRNCHGKNGEDLILKVPEGTVIKDAESGKVIADMSGENRRQVILRGGRGGLGNQHYATSTMQAPKYAQPGGDSIEIEVKLELKVIADVGLVGFPNVGKSTLLSRVTNAQPKIANYHFTTLQPNLGVVDLDGAKGFVIADIPGLIEGASEGVGLGLEFLRHIERTKVMIHMVDAAGTEGRDPVADIIAINKELEAYDPALLKKPQVIAANKMDAVYGDENEIIQKLKDTFEKDGIRVFPISAVSGKGLKELLYCVSELLDQCSKEPVVYEPEFDPALRFFKDEPYTITVADDGAFVVEGPKIEKMLGYTNMDSEKGFLFFQKFMKEQGILKDMEAQGIEDGDTVRMYGFEFDYYK; this is translated from the coding sequence ATGTTTGCAGACAGAGCAACAATTATCATAAAATCAGGGAAAGGCGGCGACGGGCATGTGAGCTTCCGCCGTGAAAAATATGTGCCGGATGGCGGTCCTGACGGCGGCGACGGCGGCAAGGGCGGCGACGTGATCTTTGTGGTGGATGAAGGTTTAAACACTCTGACGGATTACCGTCATCGCAGAAAGTTTGCGGCACAGCCCGGAGAAGAGGGCGGCAAGCGCAACTGCCACGGCAAAAACGGTGAGGATCTCATCTTAAAGGTGCCGGAGGGAACCGTGATCAAGGATGCAGAGTCCGGCAAGGTCATCGCCGATATGTCCGGAGAGAACCGCAGACAGGTCATTCTGCGGGGCGGCAGAGGCGGACTTGGCAACCAGCATTACGCGACATCGACGATGCAGGCACCAAAATATGCGCAGCCGGGCGGAGATTCGATCGAGATTGAAGTCAAGCTGGAATTAAAAGTAATCGCGGACGTCGGTCTGGTCGGCTTCCCGAATGTCGGGAAATCCACGCTGTTATCGCGCGTGACCAACGCACAGCCGAAAATTGCCAACTATCATTTTACAACGCTGCAGCCCAATCTTGGCGTGGTGGATTTAGACGGCGCGAAGGGTTTCGTCATTGCTGACATTCCTGGACTGATTGAGGGCGCTTCCGAGGGTGTTGGACTTGGACTTGAATTTCTGCGCCATATCGAGCGCACGAAGGTAATGATCCACATGGTGGACGCTGCCGGCACCGAGGGACGTGATCCTGTGGCAGATATTATCGCGATCAACAAGGAGCTGGAAGCTTACGATCCGGCACTGTTAAAAAAGCCGCAGGTCATCGCGGCAAATAAAATGGATGCGGTCTACGGGGACGAGAATGAGATTATCCAGAAGTTAAAAGACACCTTTGAAAAAGACGGAATCCGTGTGTTCCCGATTTCTGCCGTAAGCGGCAAGGGATTAAAGGAACTGTTGTACTGCGTGAGCGAGCTTCTCGACCAGTGCAGCAAGGAGCCGGTTGTCTATGAGCCTGAATTCGATCCGGCACTCCGTTTCTTTAAGGATGAGCCATACACGATTACGGTGGCTGACGACGGTGCATTCGTTGTGGAAGGACCGAAGATCGAGAAGATGCTTGGCTATACGAATATGGATTCCGAGAAGGGATTCCTTTTCTTCCAGAAGTTCATGAAGGAGCAGGGCATTTTAAAAGACATGGAGGCACAGGGAATTGAGGACGGCGATACCGTGCGCATGTACGGTTTTGAATTTGATTATTATAAGTAA
- the yhbY gene encoding ribosome assembly RNA-binding protein YhbY: MELTSKQRAYLGGCASTLDPIFQIGKASLTPEIIQALDEALEKRELIKISVLKNCADDPREIAQVIAERTHSAVVKVIGKKIILFRQAKKNSKFELPA, encoded by the coding sequence ATGGAATTGACAAGTAAGCAGCGCGCCTATCTCGGCGGATGTGCAAGCACCTTAGATCCAATCTTTCAGATCGGCAAGGCAAGCCTGACACCGGAGATTATCCAGGCGCTGGATGAAGCATTAGAAAAACGGGAACTGATTAAGATTTCCGTATTAAAGAATTGTGCGGATGATCCGCGGGAGATTGCACAGGTCATCGCAGAGCGCACACATTCTGCTGTTGTAAAAGTTATCGGCAAGAAGATCATCTTATTCCGCCAGGCGAAGAAAAACAGCAAGTTTGAACTTCCGGCATGA
- the nadD gene encoding nicotinate-nucleotide adenylyltransferase, translated as MRKIGILGGSFDPIHQGHLNIARSAYREFALDEVWFIPAGHSPNKEEAEMTPAQVRAEMTQAAIKNDASFKLSRIEIESSGTSYTYKTLQHLKEQFPEDQFFFIMGADSLDYFDKWRHPEIICQNATVLAAVRDTLELPQIEGKIRRIKALFPAEIYPLAGGRTDVSSTAIRAQIRMTGECPAMLPGEVWELIKRYHLYGVSNLGE; from the coding sequence ATGAGAAAAATCGGAATTTTAGGCGGCTCGTTTGATCCGATTCATCAGGGACATCTGAATATTGCAAGGAGCGCCTACCGGGAGTTCGCGTTGGACGAGGTGTGGTTCATACCGGCAGGGCACTCTCCGAATAAGGAGGAGGCGGAGATGACACCCGCGCAGGTGCGCGCGGAAATGACGCAGGCGGCCATCAAAAATGATGCGTCATTTAAGCTTTCACGTATAGAAATAGAGTCTTCCGGGACAAGTTATACGTATAAGACGCTGCAGCATCTAAAGGAACAGTTCCCGGAGGATCAATTCTTCTTTATCATGGGAGCCGATTCCCTGGACTACTTTGACAAGTGGAGGCATCCGGAGATCATCTGTCAGAATGCCACCGTGCTTGCAGCGGTCAGGGATACCTTAGAACTGCCGCAGATTGAGGGAAAAATACGGCGCATCAAGGCGTTGTTTCCGGCTGAGATCTATCCGCTTGCGGGCGGACGAACCGATGTCTCCTCGACGGCAATCCGCGCACAGATCCGCATGACAGGTGAATGTCCCGCCATGCTCCCGGGCGAGGTGTGGGAGCTGATCAAACGCTATCATCTGTACGGCGTATCGAATTTGGGAGAATAA
- the yqeK gene encoding bis(5'-nucleosyl)-tetraphosphatase (symmetrical) YqeK → MEQHEIRKRLKKELDKGRYEHTKGVMYTAGCMAMAYETSIEQAMLAGLLHDCAKCIPDDEKLQICEEHDIPINAVEYESPFLLHAKLGAYLAETVYEVKDPEILHAIKVHTTGAPDMSTLDKIIYIADYIEPGRNKAADLPRVRKLAFEDLDACMAEILCDTLKYRSRVGGPLDPSTQLAYEFYRQYQKEQTDPV, encoded by the coding sequence ATGGAACAGCATGAGATTCGTAAACGATTAAAAAAAGAGTTGGATAAGGGACGGTATGAGCACACGAAAGGTGTCATGTATACCGCCGGATGTATGGCGATGGCTTATGAGACATCGATCGAGCAGGCGATGCTCGCAGGTCTGCTCCACGATTGTGCCAAATGTATTCCGGACGATGAGAAGCTTCAGATCTGTGAGGAACATGACATTCCCATCAATGCCGTAGAATATGAGAGCCCGTTTCTGCTGCATGCCAAGCTGGGAGCTTATCTGGCAGAGACGGTCTATGAAGTAAAAGATCCTGAGATCCTGCACGCCATCAAGGTGCACACAACCGGCGCGCCGGATATGAGTACGCTCGATAAGATCATCTATATTGCGGATTATATCGAGCCGGGAAGGAACAAGGCCGCAGATCTGCCGAGGGTGCGGAAACTGGCATTTGAAGATCTGGATGCCTGTATGGCGGAGATTCTCTGCGACACATTGAAATACCGCTCCAGGGTCGGCGGACCGTTAGATCCCTCCACACAGCTTGCCTATGAATTCTACCGGCAGTACCAGAAGGAACAGACAGATCCGGTTTGA
- the rsfS gene encoding ribosome silencing factor — translation MTSQEYCKIAVAALEDRKAEDVKIIDIREISPVADYFVIADGTNQNQIQAMRDACEEALYKAGLKTKQIEGNSSSTWILMDYGDIIVHIFSKEDRLFYDLERIWRDGKIVDVADL, via the coding sequence ATGACATCACAGGAATATTGTAAAATAGCAGTAGCGGCTTTGGAAGACCGCAAGGCGGAGGATGTTAAGATCATTGATATCCGTGAGATTTCACCGGTTGCAGATTATTTTGTGATTGCGGACGGAACGAATCAGAATCAGATTCAGGCAATGCGTGATGCCTGCGAAGAGGCATTATACAAAGCGGGACTTAAGACCAAACAGATCGAGGGAAATTCCAGTTCTACCTGGATTCTCATGGATTACGGTGACATCATTGTCCATATTTTTTCCAAGGAAGATCGTTTATTCTATGATCTGGAGCGTATCTGGAGAGACGGAAAGATCGTAGATGTGGCTGATCTGTAA
- the lexA gene encoding transcriptional repressor LexA, with product MAYGKISTKQREILEYIKQEILNKGYPPAVREICEAVDLKSTSSVHSHLETLEKNGYIRRDPTKPRAIEIIDDNFNLTRREVVNVPILGNVAAGQPLLAVENIETYFPIPTEFLPNAETFMLRVKGESMINVGIFDGDNVLVEKQSTARNGEMVVALVEDSATVKTFYKEDGYIRLQPENDTMDPIIVPDCQILGKVIGIFRFLS from the coding sequence ATGGCATACGGCAAGATCAGCACGAAGCAGAGAGAGATTCTCGAATACATTAAACAGGAGATATTGAATAAGGGATATCCGCCCGCTGTGCGTGAGATCTGCGAGGCAGTTGACTTGAAGTCTACCTCCTCCGTCCACTCCCATCTGGAGACACTTGAGAAGAACGGATACATCCGCCGCGACCCGACGAAGCCGCGTGCGATCGAGATCATTGATGATAACTTTAACCTCACCAGACGCGAGGTTGTCAATGTCCCGATTCTCGGGAATGTGGCTGCCGGTCAGCCGTTACTCGCAGTCGAGAACATTGAGACCTACTTCCCGATTCCGACCGAATTTCTCCCGAACGCGGAGACGTTCATGTTGAGGGTAAAGGGCGAAAGCATGATCAACGTCGGCATCTTCGACGGAGACAATGTGCTGGTTGAGAAGCAGTCGACCGCGCGCAACGGCGAGATGGTCGTCGCGCTGGTGGAGGATTCCGCTACAGTTAAGACCTTTTATAAGGAGGACGGTTATATCCGCCTTCAGCCGGAGAATGACACGATGGATCCGATCATTGTTCCAGATTGCCAGATTCTCGGAAAGGTCATTGGTATTTTCCGTTTTCTTTCCTGA
- a CDS encoding LysM peptidoglycan-binding domain-containing protein: MRSRRAAVKAQRRTFMLGLMVLTVIVIGSVLLGTIRTQAAPAEPSYKYYTSIQIQKGDTLWNIADEYITDDYDSMDEYMEEICAINHILPGDIHSGQYLTIPYYSAEHLK; encoded by the coding sequence ATGAGAAGCAGAAGAGCAGCGGTAAAGGCGCAGAGACGCACATTCATGTTGGGATTGATGGTTTTAACCGTCATTGTGATCGGTTCTGTCCTGCTGGGAACGATCCGCACACAGGCGGCTCCTGCAGAACCTTCTTATAAATATTACACAAGCATCCAGATCCAGAAGGGAGATACCCTCTGGAATATCGCAGATGAATATATCACAGACGATTACGACAGCATGGACGAATATATGGAGGAGATCTGTGCGATCAATCACATCCTGCCGGGGGACATTCATTCCGGACAGTATCTGACCATCCCGTATTATTCGGCAGAACATCTCAAGTAA
- a CDS encoding lysophospholipid acyltransferase family protein, translating into MIKFIYVILMNLFRAPYMIPKMRREADHPEKYSVEERYALARHVIRLMKVTGGIHTKSYGTELLPTEGGYMMYPNHQGKYDALGIIYTHREPCSLVMDKAKSNTILVREFVDLLQGKRLDKKDVRQALTIINEVSEEVKQGKRYILFPEGGYEFNNKNHVCDFKAGSFKIALKTKAPIVPVALIDSYKVFNSFCLGSVTTQVHYLKPILYDEYGGLKTHEIADLVKVRIQEKLDEVLKPAEAPVG; encoded by the coding sequence ATGATAAAGTTTATCTATGTGATTTTAATGAATCTTTTCAGAGCGCCTTATATGATACCGAAGATGCGCAGGGAGGCGGATCATCCTGAAAAGTATAGTGTAGAGGAGCGCTACGCGCTGGCGCGCCATGTGATTCGCCTGATGAAGGTAACCGGCGGCATCCACACAAAATCTTACGGCACAGAGCTGCTTCCGACAGAAGGCGGCTACATGATGTATCCGAATCATCAGGGAAAGTACGACGCACTCGGCATTATCTACACCCACAGGGAGCCATGTTCGCTTGTGATGGATAAGGCGAAGTCCAATACCATACTGGTTCGTGAATTTGTGGATCTGCTTCAGGGAAAGCGGCTGGATAAGAAGGATGTCAGACAGGCATTGACGATCATCAATGAGGTATCCGAGGAAGTAAAGCAGGGAAAGCGTTATATTCTGTTTCCGGAGGGCGGATACGAATTTAACAATAAGAACCATGTGTGTGATTTTAAAGCCGGCAGTTTTAAGATTGCGTTAAAGACAAAGGCACCGATCGTACCGGTGGCTCTGATTGATTCTTATAAAGTTTTTAACAGCTTTTGTTTGGGATCGGTCACCACGCAGGTACATTATCTGAAACCGATCTTATACGATGAATATGGCGGTCTCAAAACGCATGAGATTGCGGATCTGGTGAAGGTACGTATCCAGGAAAAGCTAGATGAAGTTCTTAAGCCAGCAGAAGCTCCGGTCGGATGA
- a CDS encoding tyrosine-type recombinase/integrase — protein MKEKAYYENVNVKNEVKLRKLLEQLPDFCKQFFIGIEPTTSSRTRIAYAYDIGCFFDYLCDVNPICQNYTVKDIPLSLLDELTPMDIEEYLSYLKYYEKNGVEHTNDERGIKRKLASLRSFYRYYFKNDLIKNDPAVKVDMPKIHDKNIIRLDIDEVARLLDEVESGESLTPRQQKYHDRTKTRDLALMTLLLGTGIRVSECVGLDLEDVDMRNNGIKIHRKGGAEVVVYFGEEVREALLAYMVERQKITAEDGSINALFLSLQNRRISVRSVENLVKKYAKLVTSLKHITPHKLRSTYGTSLYRETGDIYLVADVLGHKDVNTTRKHYAAIDDDRRRSAAKYVKLRDV, from the coding sequence ATGAAAGAAAAAGCATATTATGAAAATGTGAATGTAAAAAATGAAGTAAAATTGCGCAAGCTTCTGGAACAGCTTCCGGATTTCTGCAAACAGTTTTTCATTGGCATTGAGCCAACCACTTCCTCGCGTACCAGAATCGCGTATGCTTACGATATCGGCTGTTTTTTTGACTATCTCTGCGATGTGAATCCCATTTGCCAGAACTATACCGTAAAGGATATTCCGCTCTCGCTTTTAGACGAGCTCACGCCTATGGATATCGAGGAATATCTCTCCTATCTGAAGTATTACGAAAAAAACGGTGTAGAGCACACGAACGACGAGCGCGGTATCAAGCGAAAGCTGGCCTCTCTCCGCTCCTTTTACCGCTACTATTTCAAAAACGACCTGATAAAAAATGATCCGGCTGTGAAAGTGGACATGCCCAAGATTCACGACAAAAATATTATCCGGCTGGATATCGATGAGGTCGCGAGACTGTTAGACGAAGTCGAATCCGGTGAAAGTCTGACTCCACGCCAGCAAAAATATCACGACCGCACAAAGACAAGAGATCTCGCCCTTATGACGCTGCTCCTCGGAACCGGAATCCGTGTCTCGGAATGTGTCGGACTCGATCTGGAAGACGTGGATATGCGCAATAACGGCATCAAGATTCACCGAAAAGGCGGCGCAGAGGTTGTTGTATACTTTGGGGAAGAAGTACGCGAAGCACTTCTCGCTTATATGGTTGAGCGCCAGAAAATAACCGCCGAAGACGGCAGTATCAACGCCCTCTTTCTCTCCTTGCAGAACCGGAGAATCAGCGTGCGTTCGGTCGAAAATCTGGTCAAAAAATATGCAAAACTGGTGACCAGCTTAAAGCATATTACACCGCACAAACTGCGCAGTACCTACGGCACCTCCCTCTATCGCGAGACGGGGGATATCTATCTGGTCGCGGATGTACTCGGCCATAAGGACGTCAACACGACGCGGAAGCATTACGCTGCCATCGACGATGATCGACGACGCAGCGCAGCCAAATATGTAAAGCTCCGTGATGTCTAG
- a CDS encoding tRNA 2-thiocytidine(32) synthetase TtcA — MELKKLLSYTRQAVDDYKLIEEGDHIAVGISGGKDSLTLLYALAGLRRFYPKKFTLTAITVDLGYDSFDLTPINQLCEELKVPYHIVKTEIARILFHGDSVSDKAVKGSPCALCAKMRKGALNEAALELGCNKVAYAHHMDDVIETAFLSMIFEGRFYAFPPSTHLDRTQLVVIRPLLYVSEAEVKGFRNKMKLPVVANPCSADGHTQRAYVKNLIRQINLDHPGAKKQLFHAVLHGNIPGWQTDVAEEKENSIRL; from the coding sequence ATGGAATTAAAAAAACTTTTAAGCTATACACGCCAGGCGGTTGACGATTATAAACTCATTGAGGAGGGCGATCATATTGCGGTCGGTATTTCCGGCGGCAAGGACTCTCTCACTCTCCTCTACGCGCTTGCCGGACTCAGACGCTTTTATCCGAAGAAATTCACACTCACGGCAATCACCGTCGATCTGGGATATGATTCTTTTGATCTTACTCCCATAAATCAGCTCTGCGAGGAACTTAAGGTACCGTACCACATTGTAAAAACAGAGATTGCACGTATCCTGTTTCACGGCGACAGCGTGTCGGACAAAGCAGTCAAGGGATCTCCGTGTGCGCTGTGCGCCAAAATGCGCAAGGGAGCACTCAATGAGGCGGCTCTGGAATTAGGATGCAATAAGGTTGCCTACGCACATCACATGGATGATGTGATTGAGACGGCGTTTCTTTCCATGATTTTTGAGGGAAGATTCTATGCGTTTCCACCGAGCACACATTTAGACCGCACACAGCTTGTGGTCATACGCCCCTTACTATACGTCTCTGAAGCGGAAGTAAAAGGATTTCGGAATAAGATGAAGCTTCCGGTCGTCGCCAATCCATGTTCTGCAGACGGGCACACACAGCGTGCTTACGTGAAAAATCTGATCCGACAGATCAATCTGGATCATCCCGGAGCCAAAAAACAGCTTTTTCATGCAGTATTACATGGAAATATCCCCGGATGGCAGACAGACGTCGCTGAGGAAAAGGAGAATTCAATTCGTTTATGA
- the dtd gene encoding D-aminoacyl-tRNA deacylase: MKFVIQRVTEASCTVDGNVTGAIQKGFLVLIGIADTDTTAIADKMIKKLLGLRIFEDADGKTNLSLADVGGSLLLISQFTLYADCRKGNRPSFVRAGKPEMASRMYDYIVARCKEQIPDTGCGIFGADMKISLLNDGPFTILLDSEEIC; encoded by the coding sequence ATGAAATTTGTAATACAGCGTGTAACCGAGGCATCCTGCACGGTAGACGGCAATGTCACCGGCGCAATTCAAAAAGGATTTCTGGTTCTGATCGGAATTGCCGATACCGATACGACTGCAATCGCCGATAAAATGATCAAAAAGCTGTTGGGGCTTCGTATTTTTGAGGATGCGGACGGAAAAACAAATCTATCGTTGGCGGACGTCGGCGGAAGTCTTTTGCTGATCTCGCAGTTTACCTTATATGCGGACTGCCGCAAAGGAAACCGTCCTTCCTTTGTCCGTGCCGGGAAGCCCGAAATGGCGAGCCGGATGTATGATTATATTGTCGCACGGTGCAAAGAACAGATTCCAGATACCGGCTGCGGTATTTTCGGTGCGGATATGAAGATCTCTCTGTTAAATGACGGCCCGTTTACCATTCTGCTGGATTCCGAAGAGATCTGTTAA
- a CDS encoding cytidylate kinase-like family protein, with protein MGNKIYTIGREFGSGGREIGEKLAERLGIKLYDKELLQQAAKESGFCEEIFENHDEKPTSSFLYSLVMDTYSLNGYHSAPFLDMPLNHKVFLAQFDTIKKIAERESCVIVGRCADYALSDNPDCINIFIHADMDKRVKIISQRANITENKARDLIQKQDKQRASYYNYYTSKKWGDSQSYHLTLDSGKLGIDGCIDMILKFREILDASR; from the coding sequence ATGGGCAACAAAATCTATACCATTGGTCGTGAATTTGGCAGCGGGGGAAGAGAAATCGGCGAAAAGCTTGCGGAACGTCTTGGAATTAAGCTCTACGACAAAGAATTGTTACAGCAGGCGGCAAAGGAAAGCGGTTTCTGTGAGGAGATTTTCGAGAATCATGATGAGAAACCGACCAGCAGCTTTTTGTATTCCCTGGTCATGGATACATATTCGCTGAACGGCTATCATTCGGCACCGTTTCTCGATATGCCTTTAAACCACAAAGTGTTCCTGGCGCAGTTTGACACCATCAAAAAGATTGCAGAGCGGGAATCCTGCGTGATTGTTGGAAGATGCGCCGATTACGCATTATCAGACAATCCGGACTGCATCAATATCTTTATTCATGCGGACATGGACAAACGCGTTAAGATTATCAGCCAACGCGCCAATATTACGGAAAACAAAGCCAGGGATCTGATCCAGAAACAGGATAAGCAGCGTGCAAGCTATTATAACTATTATACGAGCAAAAAATGGGGTGATTCCCAGAGCTATCATCTGACATTGGACTCCGGTAAACTGGGAATTGACGGTTGTATTGATATGATCTTAAAGTTTCGTGAAATCCTCGATGCATCCAGATAA
- a CDS encoding RluA family pseudouridine synthase produces the protein MTRETFEAGIAYEGERLDKYLNLIFSETDAAQSRSFFQKLIKEGHVLVNDTAQKANYRLKADDMICVEIPDAVQTPILPENIPLDILYEDDDLLVVNKPKGMVVHPSAGHYTGTLVNAIMYHCRDSLSGINGEIRPGIVHRIDMDTTGSLIVCKNDESHVFIAEQIKEHSVNRRYRGIVYGVVKEEEGTVNAPIGRHPIERKKMAINEKNGKPAITHYKVLERFERYTYMEFKLETGRTHQIRVHMASIGHPLLGDTLYSSGRSPYKLQGQTLHAMTIGFIHPRTREYMEVTAPLPEYFEKILKDLR, from the coding sequence ATGACTAGAGAAACATTTGAAGCGGGAATTGCATATGAGGGAGAGCGGCTGGACAAGTATCTGAATCTCATTTTCAGCGAGACAGATGCGGCGCAGTCGCGCTCCTTTTTTCAAAAACTGATCAAAGAGGGGCATGTGCTTGTCAATGATACGGCGCAGAAAGCCAACTACCGGTTAAAGGCAGATGATATGATCTGCGTTGAGATTCCGGATGCGGTACAGACGCCGATTCTTCCGGAAAATATTCCGCTTGACATTCTCTACGAGGATGACGATCTTTTAGTCGTCAACAAGCCGAAGGGAATGGTCGTCCACCCGTCCGCCGGGCATTATACCGGCACGCTTGTCAATGCCATCATGTATCACTGCAGGGACAGTTTGTCCGGCATCAACGGGGAGATCCGCCCGGGCATCGTACACCGCATCGATATGGATACAACGGGTTCACTGATTGTATGCAAAAATGATGAGAGCCATGTCTTTATTGCGGAGCAGATCAAGGAACATTCCGTGAACCGGCGCTACCGCGGCATCGTATACGGTGTGGTGAAAGAGGAAGAGGGTACCGTCAATGCGCCGATCGGACGCCATCCCATCGAGCGCAAGAAAATGGCGATCAATGAGAAAAACGGCAAGCCTGCCATCACCCATTACAAGGTTCTGGAACGCTTTGAGCGGTACACATACATGGAGTTTAAACTGGAGACCGGGCGCACCCATCAGATCCGCGTGCACATGGCTAGCATTGGTCATCCGCTGCTTGGCGACACGCTGTATTCCAGCGGAAGAAGTCCCTATAAGCTGCAGGGGCAGACGCTTCATGCCATGACGATCGGCTTCATTCATCCGAGAACCAGAGAGTACATGGAGGTTACGGCGCCTCTTCCAGAATATTTTGAAAAAATTCTAAAAGATTTGCGATAA
- the lspA gene encoding signal peptidase II codes for MKDHSPILKRNLTGCVAAVLLILLDQFTKMLAVAHLKDQPSNVLIDGVFELRYLENRGSAFGMMQNKLIILIPVTVVVTLLILYLFFKKLPATRHFFWLNAIAVLFFAGAIGNFIDRVRQGYVVDFFYFSLINFPIFNVADIYVTVAAFLLIFLCLFYYKEEDFEQIFPSGSSRQHSSEKKDND; via the coding sequence ATGAAAGATCATTCACCTATTTTGAAACGCAATCTGACCGGCTGTGTGGCGGCCGTGCTCCTCATTCTGCTCGATCAGTTTACCAAAATGCTTGCGGTAGCGCATTTGAAGGATCAGCCGTCCAACGTACTCATAGACGGCGTGTTTGAGCTGCGCTATCTGGAGAACCGTGGTTCCGCATTCGGAATGATGCAGAATAAGCTGATTATCTTGATTCCCGTTACCGTCGTGGTAACGTTACTTATTCTGTATCTTTTTTTCAAAAAACTTCCCGCCACGAGACACTTTTTCTGGCTCAATGCGATTGCCGTACTGTTTTTTGCTGGAGCCATCGGGAATTTCATCGACCGCGTCAGACAGGGCTATGTGGTAGATTTTTTCTATTTCAGCCTGATCAATTTTCCGATCTTTAATGTTGCAGATATTTATGTGACAGTAGCGGCATTTTTATTGATCTTTTTATGTCTGTTCTATTACAAAGAAGAAGATTTTGAACAGATTTTCCCATCGGGTTCTTCCAGACAACATTCTTCGGAGAAAAAAGACAATGACTAG
- the aroB gene encoding 3-dehydroquinate synthase has translation MAQSIPVKANDSIIYHIELVHDFSMLPTFLQQLGYGRTQKICIVTDSNVAPLYARDVQDLLEKEFDTVILHTFEAGEHNKNLETVNTLYQTLIEQHFDRQDLLIALGGGVVGDLTGFTAATYLRGIDFIQVPTTLLSQVDSSIGGKTGVDFMQYKNMVGAFYQPKLVYMNLSVLQSLPSRQIVSGMGEIIKHGLIKDDAYYEWLMAHHDAILALEPAVMEEMIARSCDIKREVVEHDPTEKGERALLNFGHTIGHAIEKLCGFSLYHGECVGLGILAAAYLSQKQGNLTKEQLAGISQCLAAFGFQTQIGGISPDAVLSATKSDKKMVGSQVKFILLHTIGDAYIYRELSDAQILDGIRYVCRA, from the coding sequence ATGGCACAATCGATTCCAGTAAAAGCAAACGACAGTATCATTTATCATATTGAACTGGTTCATGATTTTTCAATGCTCCCTACGTTTCTGCAGCAGCTGGGATACGGACGCACACAGAAAATCTGCATTGTGACCGATTCCAACGTTGCGCCTTTGTATGCGAGGGACGTACAGGATCTGTTGGAAAAAGAGTTTGACACGGTCATTCTTCATACGTTTGAAGCAGGAGAGCACAATAAAAATCTGGAGACGGTAAACACTTTATACCAGACTCTGATCGAGCAGCATTTTGATCGTCAGGATCTGCTTATCGCTTTGGGCGGCGGTGTCGTCGGAGATCTTACCGGTTTTACGGCGGCCACCTACCTGCGCGGCATTGATTTTATCCAGGTGCCGACCACGCTGCTTTCCCAGGTAGACAGCAGCATCGGCGGAAAGACCGGCGTAGACTTTATGCAGTACAAAAATATGGTGGGCGCCTTTTATCAGCCCAAACTGGTCTATATGAACCTGTCCGTCTTACAGTCCCTGCCATCCCGGCAGATTGTTTCCGGAATGGGAGAGATTATAAAGCACGGTCTTATCAAAGACGACGCTTACTATGAATGGCTGATGGCACATCACGATGCCATTTTGGCACTGGAGCCAGCAGTCATGGAAGAGATGATCGCCCGAAGCTGTGATATCAAGCGCGAAGTTGTAGAGCACGACCCGACGGAGAAGGGAGAGCGTGCGCTGTTAAACTTTGGTCATACCATCGGACATGCCATTGAAAAATTGTGCGGTTTTTCCCTGTATCACGGAGAATGTGTAGGGCTCGGAATCCTTGCGGCGGCGTATCTTTCCCAAAAACAGGGGAACCTGACAAAAGAGCAGCTTGCCGGCATCAGTCAGTGCCTGGCTGCCTTTGGATTTCAGACACAGATCGGGGGGATCTCACCAGATGCTGTGTTATCTGCCACCAAATCCGATAAGAAAATGGTCGGAAGCCAGGTCAAATTTATTCTGCTGCATACCATCGGAGATGCTTATATCTACCGCGAGTTAAGCGACGCACAAATCCTGGACGGCATTCGTTATGTATGCCGGGCGTAA